In Nocardioides faecalis, the following proteins share a genomic window:
- a CDS encoding metal ABC transporter ATP-binding protein, whose amino-acid sequence MSDQPPPEHPRRDSTAPGTSDSPSVVSVHNAGVALGGRPVLRRIDLEVRAGDFVALMGANGSGKSTLVRAIVGLRPLVNGEIRLFGTPLEHFSQWRRIGFVPQRASAVSGVPASVWEVVAAGRLTRRRLLRPLNRADRAAIDDALEVVGLADRRRDAVSNLSGGQQQRVLIARALAGEPELFFLDEPTAGVDLPNQQVLAETLGRLKERGSTIVLVAHELGPLAPLVDRAVVLRDGRVAYDGPALSDHEVHEPRFAEPHTHHHHPHESRGVVRDHVPHVASPVDRHPEEHE is encoded by the coding sequence GACGGCGCCGGGCACGTCGGACTCCCCCTCCGTCGTGTCCGTCCACAACGCCGGCGTCGCCCTCGGCGGCCGGCCGGTGCTGCGCCGCATCGACCTGGAGGTCCGGGCCGGCGACTTCGTCGCCCTGATGGGAGCCAACGGGTCGGGCAAGTCCACCCTGGTCCGCGCCATCGTCGGCCTGCGCCCCCTGGTCAACGGCGAGATCCGGCTGTTCGGCACTCCCCTGGAGCACTTCTCGCAGTGGCGGCGGATCGGCTTCGTGCCGCAGCGCGCCAGCGCCGTCTCCGGCGTGCCCGCCTCGGTGTGGGAGGTCGTGGCCGCCGGCCGGCTCACCCGCCGGCGCCTGCTGCGGCCGCTGAACCGGGCGGACCGGGCCGCGATCGACGACGCGCTCGAGGTGGTCGGGCTCGCCGACCGGCGCCGCGACGCGGTCTCCAACCTGTCCGGTGGCCAGCAGCAGCGGGTGCTGATCGCCCGCGCGCTCGCCGGGGAGCCGGAGCTGTTCTTCCTCGACGAGCCGACCGCCGGCGTGGACCTGCCCAACCAGCAGGTGCTCGCGGAGACCCTGGGCCGGCTCAAGGAGCGCGGGTCCACGATCGTGCTGGTCGCCCACGAGCTCGGCCCCCTGGCCCCGCTGGTGGACCGCGCGGTCGTGCTGCGTGACGGCCGGGTCGCCTACGACGGCCCCGCGCTGAGCGACCACGAGGTGCACGAGCCGCGGTTCGCCGAGCCGCACACCCACCACCATCACCCGCACGAGTCCCGCGGCGTCGTACGGGACCACGTGCCGCACGTCGCCTCGCCGGTCGACCGGCACCCGGAGGAGCACGAGTGA